A genomic segment from Polyangium mundeleinium encodes:
- a CDS encoding 3-keto-5-aminohexanoate cleavage protein produces MDFLDDSLFPENQEKLVITVAPYGPEWEPTDFPEDIAVTMAEQVQKAVDCYNAGATVLHVHAREADGKGSKRLSRFNELLAGLRDAVPDMILQVGGSISFSPEGEGEKAKWLSDDTRHMLAELSPKPDQVTIAINTSQMNIVELMTEDDYAGSSFARPDVYKAYREMTVPAGPAWVEEHLRRLSAAGIQTHFQLASVPQLETVERLIRHGAYAGPLNLTWVAIGGGFDGPNPCNMMEFIRRVPNGACLTLESVMRNVLPINTMAIAMGLHTRCGIEDTLWGRKGQRMTSVQQIEQLVRIARELGRDVADGKEARRIYKIGTFYKDADETLAKLGFAPNREAGERGVPRRRAA; encoded by the coding sequence ATGGACTTTCTCGACGACTCTCTGTTCCCCGAGAACCAGGAAAAGCTCGTCATCACGGTCGCGCCGTACGGGCCGGAGTGGGAGCCGACCGATTTCCCCGAAGACATCGCGGTGACGATGGCCGAGCAGGTTCAGAAGGCCGTGGATTGCTACAACGCCGGCGCCACGGTGCTGCACGTGCACGCGCGCGAGGCGGACGGCAAGGGCTCCAAGCGCCTGTCCAGGTTCAACGAGCTCCTCGCGGGCCTGCGCGACGCGGTGCCCGACATGATCCTGCAGGTCGGCGGCTCGATCTCCTTCTCCCCGGAGGGCGAAGGGGAGAAGGCGAAATGGCTGAGCGACGATACGCGCCACATGCTGGCCGAGCTCTCGCCGAAGCCCGATCAGGTCACGATCGCGATCAATACGAGCCAGATGAACATCGTCGAGCTGATGACCGAGGACGACTATGCCGGCAGCTCGTTCGCGCGGCCCGATGTCTACAAAGCCTACCGCGAGATGACCGTGCCGGCCGGCCCGGCCTGGGTCGAGGAGCACCTCCGGCGGCTCTCGGCCGCCGGCATCCAGACCCATTTTCAGCTCGCCAGCGTCCCCCAGCTCGAAACGGTGGAGCGCCTGATCCGCCACGGCGCCTACGCCGGGCCGCTCAACCTCACCTGGGTCGCCATCGGCGGCGGATTCGACGGGCCGAACCCTTGCAACATGATGGAGTTCATCCGCCGCGTGCCGAACGGCGCCTGCCTGACGCTGGAGAGCGTCATGCGAAACGTGCTCCCCATCAACACGATGGCCATCGCGATGGGGCTGCACACCCGGTGCGGCATCGAGGATACGTTGTGGGGGCGCAAGGGGCAGCGCATGACCTCCGTGCAGCAAATCGAGCAGCTCGTCCGCATCGCGCGCGAGCTCGGCCGCGACGTGGCGGATGGCAAGGAGGCCCGCCGCATCTACAAGATCGGCACGTTTTACAAGGACGCCGACGAGACCCTGGCAAAGCTCGGGTTTGCGCCCAATCGCGAGGCGGGCGAGCGCGGGGTCCCGCGGCGCAGGGCGGCCTAG